The Vidua chalybeata isolate OUT-0048 chromosome 31, bVidCha1 merged haplotype, whole genome shotgun sequence genome window below encodes:
- the LOC128801757 gene encoding zinc finger protein 239-like: MERPLCPSGEASSRCRTTLNVLQGSSVDFSFPGCGQMEEDEEEEKPRRSCTESGCKPSPGSCREERGPLSQEGGQRSSQSSELVEKPHGGEKPHKCLECGQGFSRSSHLIQHQVIHTGERPYECGECGKRFSWSSSLIRHQRIHTGKRPYECGECGKSFRDSSDLNRHQRIHTGEKLYGCVECGKSFTVSSGLIQHQRIHTGERPYECGECGQGFSRNSHLIQHQRIHTGERPYECGKCGKSFRQYSSLIQHQVIHTGERPYTCFECGKSFGWSSELRTHQRIHTGERPYECPQCGKRFQRSSDLLLHERIHTEERPFRCPDCGKGFKHNSSLTIHQRIHSGERPYECGECGKSFSMSSTLTQHQRRHH; the protein is encoded by the exons ATGGAGAGGCCCCTGTGTCCATCAGGAGAGGCCTCCTCTCGATGCAGAACCACCCTGAATGTTCTCCAGGGCTCCAGTGTG gatttttcatttccaggGTGTGGCCAGatggaggaggatgaggaggaggaaaagccccgGAGATCGTGCACAGAGAGtggctgcaaacccagcccagggagtTGCAGGGAGGAAAGAGGCCCCCTGAGCCAGGAAGGTGGCCAGAGATCCagccagagctcagagctggtggaGAAGCCTCATGGCGGGGAGAAGCCCCACaagtgcttggaatgtgggCAGGGTTTCAGCCGGAGCTCCCACCTGATCCAGCACCAGGTGATCCACACTGGAGAACGGCCCTATgagtgtggggaatgtgggaagcgtttcagctggagctccagcctgatccggcaccagaggatccacactgggaaacggccctacgagtgtggagagtgtgggaagagcttcagagacAGCTCTGACCTGAACcggcaccagaggatccacactggggaaaagCTCTATGGGTGTgtggagtgtgggaagagcttcacaGTCAGCTCTGGACTGATCCAGCACCAaaggatccacactggggaacggccctatgagtgtggggagtgtgggcAGGGTTTCAGCCGGAACTCCCAcctgatccagcaccagaggatccacactggggaacggccctacgagtgtgggaaatgtgggaaaagctTCAGGCAGTACTCTAGCCTGATCCAGCACCAGgtgatccacactggggaacggccctacaCCTGCTTtgaatgtgggaagagctttggTTGGAGCTCTGAACTGAGAACCCACCAgcgcatccacactggggagaggccctatgagtgtccccagtgtgggaaaaGGTTTCAAAGGAGCTCCGATCTCCTCCTACATGAACGgattcacacagaggagaggcccttccgctgccctgactgtgggaagggcttcaagcaCAACTCTAGCCTCACCATCCACCAGCGCATCCACAgtggggagaggccctacgagtgtggggagtgtgggaagagcttctccaTGAGCTCAACCTTAACCCAACACCAACGGAGGCACCACTAA